In Homo sapiens chromosome 11, GRCh38.p14 Primary Assembly, one DNA window encodes the following:
- the RASSF10 gene encoding ras association domain-containing protein 10, which produces MDPSEKKISVWICQEEKLVSGLSRRTTCSDVVRVLLEDGCRRRRRQRRSRRLGSAGDPHGPGELPEPPNEDDEDDDEALPQGMLCGPPQCYCIVEKWRGFERILPNKTRILRLWAAWGEEQENVRFVLVRSEASLPNAGPRSAEARVVLSRERPCPARGAPARPSLAMTQEKQRRVVRKAFRKLAKLNRRRQQQTPSSCSSTSSSTASSCSSSPRTHESASVERMETLVHLVLSQDHTIRQQVQRLHELDREIDHYEAKVHLDRMRRHGVNYVQDTYLVGAGIELDGSRPGEEPEEVAAEAEEAAAAPPLAGEAQAAALEELARRCDDLLRLQEQRVQQEELLERLSAEIQEELNQRWMRRRQEELAAREEPLEPDGGPDGELLLEQERVRTQLSTSLYIGLRLNTDLEAVKSDLDYSQQQWDSKKRELQGLLQTLHTLELTVAPDGAPGSGSPSREPGPQACADMWVDQARGLAKSGPGNDEDSDTGLSSMHSQDSDSLPMCESLV; this is translated from the coding sequence ATGGATCCTTCGGAAAAGAAGATATCGGTGTGGATCTGCCAGGAAGAGAAGCTGGTGTCCGGCCTCTCCCGCCGCACCACTTGCTCCGACGTTGTGCGAGTGCTTTTGGAGGACGGCTGCCGGCGGCGACGGAGACAGCGGCGGAGCCGGCGGCTGGGGTCGGCCGGCGACCCGCATGGCCCGGGAGAGCTGCCCGAACCCCCGAACGAGGACGACGAGGACGACGACGAGGCGCTGCCGCAGGGCATGCTGTGCGGGCCCCCGCAGTGCTATTGCATCGTGGAGAAGTGGCGCGGCTTTGAGCGCATCCTCCCCAACAAGACGCGCATCTTGCGCCTCTGGGCTGCCTGGGGCGAAGAGCAAGAGAATGTGCGCTTCGTGCTAGTGCGCAGCGAGGCATCGCTGCCTAACGCCGGCCCCCGCAGCGCCGAGGCGCGCGTAGTGCTGAGCCGAGAGCGCCCCTGTCCGGCCCGCGGGGCCCCGGCGCGGCCCAGCCTGGCCATGACCCAGGAGAAACAGCGGCGAGTGGTGCGCAAGGCCTTTCGCAAACTGGCCAAGCTCAACCGGCGGCGCCAGCAGCAGACACCGTCGTCCTGTTCGTCCACTTCGTCGTCCACTGCCTCGTCCTGCTCTTCGTCGCCGCGGACCCACGAGAGCGCGTCGGTGGAGCGCATGGAGACGCTGGTGCATCTGGTGCTTTCCCAGGACCACACAATTCGCCAGCAGGTGCAGCGGCTCCACGAGCTGGACCGCGAGATCGATCACTACGAGGCCAAGGTGCACCTGGACCGCATGCGGCGTCACGGGGTCAACTACGTGCAGGACACTTACTTGGTTGGGGCAGGCATCGAGCTCGACGGGTCCAGACCGGGAGAGGAGCCAGAAGAGGTGGCGGCGGAGgcggaggaggcggcggcggcgccccCTCTAGCCGGCGAGGCGCAGGCGGCGGCGCTGGAGGAGCTGGCCCGGCGCTGCGACGACTTGCTGCGGCTTCAGGAGCAACGGGTTCAGCAGGAGGAGTTGCTGGAGCGCCTTTCAGCCGAGATTCAGGAGGAACTCAACCAGAGGTGGATGCGACGGCGCCAGGAGGAGCTGGCGGCGCGGGAGGAGCCCCTGGAGCCCGACGGTGGCCCCGACGGCGAGCTGCTGCTGGAGCAGGAACGGGTCAGGACGCAGCTCAGTACCAGCCTTTACATTGGGCTGCGGCTCAACACGGACCTAGAGGCCGTCAAGTCGGACTTGGATTACAGCCAGCAGCAATGGGACAGCAAGAAGCGCGAGCTACAGGGCCTTCTGCAAACTTTGCACACTTTGGAGCTGACGGTGGCACCGGATGGGGCTCCTGGCTCTGGCAGTCCCTCGCGGGAACCTGGGCCTCAAGCCTGCGCCGACATGTGGGTGGACCAGGCCCGTGGACTGGCCAAGAGCGGTCCTGGCAACGACGAAGACTCGGATACGGGACTGAGCTCTATGCATAGCCAAGACTCGGACTCCTTGCCCATGTGCGAATCCCTTGTGtag